The Cottoperca gobio chromosome 6, fCotGob3.1, whole genome shotgun sequence genome has a segment encoding these proteins:
- the spata2l gene encoding spermatogenesis associated 2-like, which produces MKEMRARELVNIYEHSLEQQIVRRGSNLACQDEELWKQMEGLLKDGDAQETHCLGLDPLRVMEESLTAAATSTTAAAAGRVQARGGLQGLAKAFEVLEQAALNLYLGHWRAEYKVVKMYSGMFTHYIKPVLSMPQIENLFGLLGYRPSSSWHEQLRLQSSQVTPSSLDDLLSLSCAFFLARCECCLLLTALGKHVGEAQWELSVVRQRQRGNRVQVALDNTKKTLVVNQPFDGEVEIDLYTDEHVNGVQREALVNDDESLHPLTWVTQSSASPPAVKTHSNGVTSLSSTSTSLSTREHVCISTLNCQLTKTSPLESDTSRSSSASMKQGRRPCEESRFDKADSQSCRAEAIALGQSEAEANHLCSCLQSPRVCLKLCIECNTLHDIGCALLQHCNRQSHHMVYSDNTREEVKELRALSPQGGSLRVSDITASPTFNSSTAMSSLALCDEPKSIIPSLHPITYHDCCDLTHLDPQVLCLSCSVFHSGTCRGIEYCQEYHKIKQLGKCPCGKACSRTPLVLCRYCGNEYCNACWYRRPVVCTCGQTFDQSSSV; this is translated from the exons ATGAAAGAGATGAGAGCCAGAGAGCTAGTGAACATCTATGAGCACAGTTTGGAGCAGCAAATTGTGAGACGAGGCTCCAACCTGGCGTGTCAAGATGAGGAGCTGTGGAAGCAAATGGAGGGTCTGCTGAAGGACGGAGACGCTCAGGAGACACACTGCCTGGGTCTGGATCCACTAAGGGTGATGGAGGAGTcactcacagcagcagcaacatcgACAACAGCAGCCGCTGCTGGGCGAGTCCAAGCCAGAGGAGGACTGCAAGGCCTGGCTAAAGCTTTCGAGGTCCTGGAGCAAGCGGCCCTGAACCTGTACCTCGGTCACTGGAGGGCTGAGTACAAAGTAGTCAAG ATGTACTCGGGTATGTTCACCCACTATATCAAACCGGTGCTGTCGATGCCACAGATTGAGAATCTGTTTGGCCTGCTAGGATACCGTCCCAGCTCGTCTTGGCACGAGCAGCTTCGTCTCCAGTCGTCCCAAGTCACTCCTTCCTCTCTGGATGACCTCCTCTCCTTGTCATGTGCGTTCTTCCTGGCCCGCTGTGAGTGCTGCCTTCTTCTGACGGCTCTGGGGAAGCACGTTGGTGAGGCCCAGTGGGAGCTGAGTGTGgtgaggcagaggcagagaggaaaccGCGTACAG GTTGCCCTGGACAACACCAAGAAGACCCTGGTTGTCAACCAGCCGTTCGATGGAGAAGTGGAGATAGATCTGTACACAGATGAGCACGTTAATGGGGTGCAAAGGGAGGCGCTTGTCAATGACGACGAGAGTCTCCACCCTTTAACCTGGGTGACTCAAAGCAGTGCTTCACCCCCTGCCGTCAAAACACACAGCAATGGAGTGACGTCCTTGTCTTCAACATCCACCTCcctgtccaccagagagcacgTCTGCATCTCTACACTCAACTGCCAGCTGACCAAGACGTCTCCACTAGAATCAGACACAAGCAGAAGCTCCTCAGCCAGCATGAAGCAAGGCCGACGTCCCTGTGAAGAGTCGAGGTTTGACAAAGCGGACTCGCAGTCGTGCAGGGCAGAAGCAATTGCGCTTGGTCAGAGCGAGGCTGAAGCCAACCACCTTTGCAGCTGTCTCCAGTCTCCCCGTGTTTGCCTTAAACTCTGTATTGAATGCAACACCTTGCACGACATTGGCTGCGCCTTGCTTCAGCATTGCAACAGGCAGAGTCACCACATGGTGTACTCTGACAATACGAGAGAAGAGGTGAAAGAATTGAGAGCATTGTCCCCACAGGGTGGAAGCCTCAGAGTGAGTGATATTACCGCATCACCAACTttcaacagcagcacagcaATGTCCTCCTTAGCTCTGTGTGATGAGCCCAAATCAATAATTCCATCTCTTCATCCAATCACCTACCATGATTGCTGTGACCTCACCCATCTGGACCCCCAGGTCCTTTGTCTCAGCTGCAGTGTCTTCCACTCTGGTACCTGCAGAGGGATAGAATACTGCCAAGAATACCACAAGATCAAACAACTGGGAAAGTGCCCCTGTGGGAAGGCATGCTCCAGAACGCCTCTGGTTCTCTGCAGATATTGTGGAAATGAGTATTGTAACGCTTGCTGGTACAGACGTCCTGTTGTATGCACCTGTGGCCAAACCTTTGATCAGTCATCTTCTGTGTGA
- the pdf gene encoding peptide deformylase, mitochondrial has translation MNTKSCAFLLQLSRMGFSLCASKAPRCSTGALSLTTVTSTSLPHMSPHSPVLCSHSYSSSIKVRPYIQYIKHKILSPPSPPYSHVCQVGDPVLRSQAAAVDPAAITGAEIQQVINTMVKVMRKLECVGLSAPQIGVPLRILALEYPEQMLKDSSPALRDSLGISVQPLRIFVNPKLRVLDGRTVVFQEACESISGFSATVSRYLSVEVSGLNAKGEAVTWQASGWPARILQHEMDHLDGVLYIDRMDSKTFIDVNWPSHNE, from the exons ATGAATacaaaatcatgtgcatttctgCTCCAACTGTCCAGGATGGGGTTCAGTCTTTGTGCATCCAAAGCCCCTCGCTGCAGTACCGGGGCCTTGAGTTTAACAACAGTGACTTCCACTAGTCTTCCACACATGTCACCCCACTCGCCTGTACTCTGCAGTCACTCTTACTCCAGCAGCATCAAGGTGCGCCCCTATATTCAGTATATTAAACACAAGATCCTATCCCCTCCCAGTCCTCCGTACAGTCATGTGTGCCAGGTTGGGGACCCAGTGCTGCGTTCACAAGCAGCTGCTGTTGACCCTGCAGCTATAACAGGCGCTGAGATCCAACAGGTCATCAATACTATGGTGAAAGTGATGCGGAAACTTGAGTGTGTGGGTCTGAGTGCACCTCAGATTGGGGTGCCACTCCGCATCCTGGCCCTGGAATATCCCGAGCAGATGTTGAAAGACAGTTCGCCTGCGTTGAGGGACAGCCTTGGTATTTCCGTCCAGCCCCTGAGGATATTTGTCAACCCCAAGTTGAGGGTCCTTGATGGACGGACTGTGGTCTTTCAGGAGGCCTGTGAGAGCATCTCAGGCTTCTCTGCCACAGTTTCACGCTACCTGTCTGTGGAAGTGTCTG GTCTGAATGCAAAGGGTGAAGCTGTCACGTGGCAGGCCAGCGGCTGGCCAGCTCGTATCCTCCAGCATGAGATGGACCACCTTGATGGGGTCCTCTACATCGACCGTATGGACAGCAAGACCTTCATTGATGTTAACTGGCCGTCACACAATGAATAG
- the LOC115009287 gene encoding uncharacterized protein LOC115009287 isoform X1, giving the protein MEGIEMQPASKCSQNLTKLPLWIIEYSWAHKMMEVQEVVDPCNWPEVDSQPLNLEDSWRLRVASARVYSTVKNRDMEHFERALGFLEATYRLLPRLVSPIKHMKIMFGLKTMVIMWMLREGRGMVDTVFKISKFFPSKLPQYQDQCSQHKIFLMRKNHLDFKALAQVLALDKDTCKDYVKNRMEEQYGEHYAQKVEDRLLHYLHELETVLPGDTFIDKLLKKEIPASEEEKLLLEAITSDSMNIATTLKKLLRCDVVSCRRGKISQSSAHGMNGLENSQLSKSVLFGSSSKALLQTEEDGEVVKRVEEDSGDKENKEFSESSSEHVQEAASSPQFCSKHQRWVRSILQECSEELPLQANVSLSPLLFQSSSSITSSQDLTPSDLIPCPPDQQPSKTSTHLPTAAQASEQANPKDEQSAGSASDASQTELMLQPSSSRDTRLPILLSPVVRLIDIASIRMIYHSFKPHQAPLNPCTMYSNKHTFSTSSLQMLTSPHRPTLGNNALPRGTMKQSVLGQPDTVVPTNPQNTTYKSAPVSQDAPTSTRCQTPIQQSFSKLSTKSRKACTTARHSQALDRFSVSGPPTEEASTSTSPSGTLSSVCADIQFPLSSVSSRQVVPQNSIKPHPHTPHISPFQSKTLPCSTVISSASNSDRLVVRSETSRVQRAELRLSLASQAVLLQSKLLQPYVTLNRLSVQECYRVTKWRSSTRYAEPVVQGSNDDNDEDRRVEEEKDAGSLDLNTLYTSQSSSSDEDSLDCDPDYKPCFKKKRLLLEYETARSLHHV; this is encoded by the exons ATGGAAGGAATAGAGATGCAGCCTGCAAGTAAATGTTCACAGAACTTAACAAAGTTACCGCTGTGGATCATAGAGTATAGCTGGGCTCACAAGATGATGGAAGTACAGGAAG TTGTGGATCCCTGCAATTGGCCAGAGGTGGACTCCCAGCCTCTGAACCTTGAAGATTCCTGGAGGCTGCGTGTCGCCTCTGCTCGGGTGTATTCCACCGTAAAGAACAGGGACATGGAGCACTTTGAGAGAGCGCTGGGCTTTCTGGAAGCCACTTACAGACTTCTACCCAGACTGGTGTCTCCCATCAAACACATGAAGATCATGTTTGGCCTCAAGACCATG GTGATTATGTGGATGCTCAGAGAGGGCCGAGGAATGGTTGATACTGTGTTTAAAATCAGCAAGTTCTTCCCAAGTAAACTCCCTCAATACCAAGATCAATGT AGCCAACATAAAATATTCCTAATGAGGAAGAACCACCTGGACTTCAAGGCTCTGGCACAAGTACTTGCTTTGGACAAGGACACATGTAAAGATTATGTTAAG aATCGGATGGAGGAGCAGTATGGTGAACATTATGCCCAGAAAGTAGAGGACAGACTTCTGCACTATCTGCACGAGTTGGAGACTGTGTTACCAGGAGATACCTTCATTGATAAG TTACTGAAGAAGGAAATCCCTGCGTCTGAGGAGGAGAAGCTATTGTTGGAAGCAATTACCTCTGACTCCATGAACATAGCAACAACTCTGAAGAAACTGCTGCGCTGCG ATGTTGTTTCCTGTCGTCGGGGCAAGATTTCTCAGTCATCGGCACATGGAATGAATGGATTGGAAAACTCTCAACTCTCAAAGTCTGTTCTCTTTGGCAGTTCTTCAAAGGCTCTCCTCCAAACAGAGGAGGATGGTGAGGTAGTCAAGAGGGTGGAGGAAGACAGTGGTGACaaggaaaataaagaattcAGTGAGAGTAGCAGTGAACACGTTCAGGAAGCCGCCTCCTCCCCTCAGTTCTGCTCTAAACACCAAAGATGGGTGAGGAGCATCCTGCAGGAGTGCTCAGAAGAGCTGCCGCTTCAAGCCAATGTTTCTTTGTCTCCCTTACTGTTCCAGTCTTCCtcatccatcacttcatcacagGACCTCACACCCTCTGACCTCATTCCTTGCCCCCCTGACCAACAGCCTTCAAAGACCTCCACCCATCTTCCGACAGCAGCTCAGGCATCTGAACAAGCAAACCCCAAAGATGAGCAGAGCGCTGGATCAGCAAGTGATGCGTCTCAAACAGAACTTATGCTACAGCCGTCTTCGTCCAGAGACACTCGGCTGCCTATTCTGTTGTCGCCGGTGGTCCGACTGATAGACATTGCCTCCATCAGAATGATCTACCATTCCTTTAAACCCCATCAAGCTCCTCTAAATCCCTGCACCATGTACAgtaacaaacatacattttcgACTTCTAGTCTTCAGATGCTAACCTCTCCACACCGCCCTACTTTAGGGAACAATGCTCTACCACGAGGAACGATGAAACAGTCTGTGCTCGGTCAACCCGACACTGTGGTCCCAACAAATCCCCAGAACACAACATACAAATCAGCTCCTGTATCTCAAGATGCACCTACCTCTACCAGATGTCAAACACCAATACAACAATCTTTTTCCAAACTTTCAACAAAGTCCAGAAAGGCTTGTACTACCGCCAGACATTCACAAGCTCTGGACAGATTCAGTGTTTCTGGGCCTCCAACAGAAGAAGCTTCTACCTCTACTTCCCCTTCAGGGACTCTATCCTCAGTCTGTGCTGATATCCAATTCCCTTTATCTTCTGTATCATCTCGACAAGTTGTCCCTCAGAACTCCATAAAACCTCATCCTCATACACCCCATATCAGTCCTTTTCAATCAAAGACCTTACCATGCTCCACTGTCATCTCCTCGGCCTCCAACTCTGATCGCCTGGTTGTCAGGTCTGAGACCAGCAGAGTCCAGAGAGCTGAGCTGAGGTTATCACTGGCAAGTCAGGCTGTGTTGCTGCAGTCTAAGTTGCTCCAGCCCTACGTGACACTTAACAGACTGAGCGTTCAGGAGTGTTACAGAGTGACAAAGTGGAGATCCTCCACCAGATATGCAGAGCCTGTGGTACAAGGCAGCAATGATGACAATGATGAGGACAGGAGGGTAGAGGAGGAAAAAGATGCAGGTTCTCTTGATTTGAACACTCTTTACACCAGTCAATCCTCAAGTAGTGACGAGGACTCACTTGATTGCGACCCTGATTACAAGCcttgctttaaaaagaaaagacttctCTTAGAGTATGAAACTGCAAGGAGCCTGCATCATGTATGA
- the LOC115009287 gene encoding uncharacterized protein LOC115009287 isoform X2: MEGIEMQPASKCSQNLTKLPLWIIEYSWAHKMMEVQEVVDPCNWPEVDSQPLNLEDSWRLRVASARVYSTVKNRDMEHFERALGFLEATYRLLPRLVSPIKHMKIMFGLKTMVIMWMLREGRGMVDTVFKISKFFPSKLPQYQDQCSQHKIFLMRKNHLDFKALAQVLALDKDTCKDYVKLLKKEIPASEEEKLLLEAITSDSMNIATTLKKLLRCDVVSCRRGKISQSSAHGMNGLENSQLSKSVLFGSSSKALLQTEEDGEVVKRVEEDSGDKENKEFSESSSEHVQEAASSPQFCSKHQRWVRSILQECSEELPLQANVSLSPLLFQSSSSITSSQDLTPSDLIPCPPDQQPSKTSTHLPTAAQASEQANPKDEQSAGSASDASQTELMLQPSSSRDTRLPILLSPVVRLIDIASIRMIYHSFKPHQAPLNPCTMYSNKHTFSTSSLQMLTSPHRPTLGNNALPRGTMKQSVLGQPDTVVPTNPQNTTYKSAPVSQDAPTSTRCQTPIQQSFSKLSTKSRKACTTARHSQALDRFSVSGPPTEEASTSTSPSGTLSSVCADIQFPLSSVSSRQVVPQNSIKPHPHTPHISPFQSKTLPCSTVISSASNSDRLVVRSETSRVQRAELRLSLASQAVLLQSKLLQPYVTLNRLSVQECYRVTKWRSSTRYAEPVVQGSNDDNDEDRRVEEEKDAGSLDLNTLYTSQSSSSDEDSLDCDPDYKPCFKKKRLLLEYETARSLHHV, encoded by the exons ATGGAAGGAATAGAGATGCAGCCTGCAAGTAAATGTTCACAGAACTTAACAAAGTTACCGCTGTGGATCATAGAGTATAGCTGGGCTCACAAGATGATGGAAGTACAGGAAG TTGTGGATCCCTGCAATTGGCCAGAGGTGGACTCCCAGCCTCTGAACCTTGAAGATTCCTGGAGGCTGCGTGTCGCCTCTGCTCGGGTGTATTCCACCGTAAAGAACAGGGACATGGAGCACTTTGAGAGAGCGCTGGGCTTTCTGGAAGCCACTTACAGACTTCTACCCAGACTGGTGTCTCCCATCAAACACATGAAGATCATGTTTGGCCTCAAGACCATG GTGATTATGTGGATGCTCAGAGAGGGCCGAGGAATGGTTGATACTGTGTTTAAAATCAGCAAGTTCTTCCCAAGTAAACTCCCTCAATACCAAGATCAATGT AGCCAACATAAAATATTCCTAATGAGGAAGAACCACCTGGACTTCAAGGCTCTGGCACAAGTACTTGCTTTGGACAAGGACACATGTAAAGATTATGTTAAG TTACTGAAGAAGGAAATCCCTGCGTCTGAGGAGGAGAAGCTATTGTTGGAAGCAATTACCTCTGACTCCATGAACATAGCAACAACTCTGAAGAAACTGCTGCGCTGCG ATGTTGTTTCCTGTCGTCGGGGCAAGATTTCTCAGTCATCGGCACATGGAATGAATGGATTGGAAAACTCTCAACTCTCAAAGTCTGTTCTCTTTGGCAGTTCTTCAAAGGCTCTCCTCCAAACAGAGGAGGATGGTGAGGTAGTCAAGAGGGTGGAGGAAGACAGTGGTGACaaggaaaataaagaattcAGTGAGAGTAGCAGTGAACACGTTCAGGAAGCCGCCTCCTCCCCTCAGTTCTGCTCTAAACACCAAAGATGGGTGAGGAGCATCCTGCAGGAGTGCTCAGAAGAGCTGCCGCTTCAAGCCAATGTTTCTTTGTCTCCCTTACTGTTCCAGTCTTCCtcatccatcacttcatcacagGACCTCACACCCTCTGACCTCATTCCTTGCCCCCCTGACCAACAGCCTTCAAAGACCTCCACCCATCTTCCGACAGCAGCTCAGGCATCTGAACAAGCAAACCCCAAAGATGAGCAGAGCGCTGGATCAGCAAGTGATGCGTCTCAAACAGAACTTATGCTACAGCCGTCTTCGTCCAGAGACACTCGGCTGCCTATTCTGTTGTCGCCGGTGGTCCGACTGATAGACATTGCCTCCATCAGAATGATCTACCATTCCTTTAAACCCCATCAAGCTCCTCTAAATCCCTGCACCATGTACAgtaacaaacatacattttcgACTTCTAGTCTTCAGATGCTAACCTCTCCACACCGCCCTACTTTAGGGAACAATGCTCTACCACGAGGAACGATGAAACAGTCTGTGCTCGGTCAACCCGACACTGTGGTCCCAACAAATCCCCAGAACACAACATACAAATCAGCTCCTGTATCTCAAGATGCACCTACCTCTACCAGATGTCAAACACCAATACAACAATCTTTTTCCAAACTTTCAACAAAGTCCAGAAAGGCTTGTACTACCGCCAGACATTCACAAGCTCTGGACAGATTCAGTGTTTCTGGGCCTCCAACAGAAGAAGCTTCTACCTCTACTTCCCCTTCAGGGACTCTATCCTCAGTCTGTGCTGATATCCAATTCCCTTTATCTTCTGTATCATCTCGACAAGTTGTCCCTCAGAACTCCATAAAACCTCATCCTCATACACCCCATATCAGTCCTTTTCAATCAAAGACCTTACCATGCTCCACTGTCATCTCCTCGGCCTCCAACTCTGATCGCCTGGTTGTCAGGTCTGAGACCAGCAGAGTCCAGAGAGCTGAGCTGAGGTTATCACTGGCAAGTCAGGCTGTGTTGCTGCAGTCTAAGTTGCTCCAGCCCTACGTGACACTTAACAGACTGAGCGTTCAGGAGTGTTACAGAGTGACAAAGTGGAGATCCTCCACCAGATATGCAGAGCCTGTGGTACAAGGCAGCAATGATGACAATGATGAGGACAGGAGGGTAGAGGAGGAAAAAGATGCAGGTTCTCTTGATTTGAACACTCTTTACACCAGTCAATCCTCAAGTAGTGACGAGGACTCACTTGATTGCGACCCTGATTACAAGCcttgctttaaaaagaaaagacttctCTTAGAGTATGAAACTGCAAGGAGCCTGCATCATGTATGA